The following proteins are encoded in a genomic region of Gammaproteobacteria bacterium:
- the hfq gene encoding RNA chaperone Hfq gives MTTKGQSLQEPFLEALRREQVPISVYLVNGIKLQGKIEAYDQFVVYLKNSFSQIVYKHAISTIVPMRKIVLEGFDVEVTAAEENDKE, from the coding sequence ATGACAACAAAAGGGCAGTCGCTTCAGGAACCATTTTTAGAAGCATTACGTCGCGAACAAGTGCCCATTTCCGTTTATTTAGTCAATGGCATTAAGCTGCAAGGTAAAATTGAAGCCTACGATCAGTTTGTAGTATATTTAAAAAATAGCTTTAGCCAAATAGTTTATAAACACGCTATATCCACTATTGTACCCATGCGTAAGATTGTACTTGAAGGGTTTGATGTTGAGGTAACCGCAGCTGAAGAAAACGACAAAGAATAG
- the hflX gene encoding GTPase HflX, protein MKKTTKNSLFERPEGGERAILVHLNLQGINQEDLEEFQELVSSAGAESVGIITGSRQTPEAKYFVGSGKADEIRLMVEEHQAEIVLFNHTLTPSQERNLEALFKCRVLDRTSLILDIFAQRARTFEGKLQVELAQLQHLSTRLIRGWTHLERQKGGIGLRGPGETQLETDRRLIRDRIKNITKRLEKVRLQRGQSRRARTKAEIPTVSIVGYTNAGKSSLFNTLTSSEIYTADQLFATLDPTLRSIQLPSVGKIILTDTVGFIRHLPHDLVDAFRATLEETQQADLLLHVVDANHSNREDLIAEVNSVLKDINATDIPQLLVFNKIDLLNMNAHLDRDELKVPRIVWVSALTGEGMNLLHEALTEMLGQDIITQILRLNQMQGKLRAELYASQRVIDEQALEDGWKLTVRMPKKDFDRFIRQLK, encoded by the coding sequence CTGAAGAAAACGACAAAGAATAGTCTATTTGAAAGACCTGAAGGTGGAGAGCGGGCCATCTTAGTACATCTTAATCTTCAAGGCATCAATCAAGAAGATCTTGAAGAATTTCAAGAATTAGTCTCCTCTGCAGGCGCGGAATCTGTTGGGATAATCACAGGCTCGCGCCAAACTCCTGAAGCTAAGTATTTTGTTGGTAGTGGTAAAGCGGATGAAATTAGGTTGATGGTGGAAGAGCATCAAGCTGAAATTGTACTTTTTAATCATACCCTCACTCCTTCGCAAGAAAGAAATCTTGAAGCCTTATTTAAGTGCCGCGTACTGGATCGTACCAGTTTGATTTTGGATATTTTTGCGCAACGGGCACGAACGTTTGAAGGTAAATTGCAAGTTGAGTTAGCGCAGCTGCAACATTTATCCACTCGACTGATACGCGGATGGACTCATTTGGAACGTCAGAAAGGGGGGATTGGCTTGCGTGGGCCGGGGGAAACCCAATTAGAAACAGATCGACGTCTAATCCGCGACAGAATCAAAAATATAACGAAGCGGCTAGAGAAAGTAAGATTGCAGCGGGGGCAAAGTCGTCGAGCACGTACTAAAGCTGAAATTCCTACAGTGTCTATCGTGGGTTACACCAATGCGGGTAAATCGAGCCTGTTTAATACGTTGACCTCCTCTGAAATTTATACCGCAGACCAGTTATTTGCGACCCTCGATCCCACGTTACGTAGCATACAATTGCCTTCTGTAGGCAAGATAATTTTAACTGATACGGTGGGATTTATACGTCATTTACCGCATGATCTGGTAGACGCTTTTCGCGCTACTTTGGAAGAAACTCAGCAGGCTGATCTTCTTTTGCACGTAGTGGATGCCAATCATTCCAATCGAGAAGACCTCATTGCTGAAGTTAATTCGGTATTGAAAGACATTAATGCCACTGATATCCCTCAGTTATTGGTATTCAATAAGATTGACCTTCTCAACATGAACGCGCATCTCGATAGAGATGAACTTAAAGTACCACGTATTGTCTGGGTGTCTGCTTTAACTGGAGAGGGGATGAATTTATTGCATGAGGCATTAACAGAGATGCTCGGTCAGGATATTATTACTCAAATATTACGGTTGAACCAAATGCAGGGTAAACTGCGAGCAGAGCTATATGCATCGCAAAGAGTGATTGATGAGCAAGCGCTGGAGGATGGCTGGAAGCTTACTGTCCGGATGCCAAAGAAAGACTTTGATCGCTTCATCAGGCAGTTGAAATGA
- a CDS encoding adenylosuccinate synthase has product MGKNVVVLGTQWGDEGKGKVVDLLTDRAASVVRFQGGHNAGHTLVINGEKTILRLIPSGILRKDVQCFIGNGVVLSLSALQEEIKELELKGIPVTNRLRISEGCTLLLPYHVALDKAREKNLGKEAIGTTGRGIGPAYEDKVARRSLRMSDLLDREHFATKLREIAEYHNFLLTNYYGQDPIDYKIVLEEMFEASKGLIPLMVDVTHELMKLRSNDANIMFEGAQGSLLDIDQGTYPFVTSSNTTAGAVATGSGFGPLFLDYVLGITKAYTTRVGSGPFPTELFDEVGSQIAERGKEFGSVTGRPRRCGWLDIVALRRSVQINSISGFCLTKLDVLDSLATIKLCTHYQSNGARVDILPMDARILDKCSPIYEELPGWQSSTFGVTDMDSLPANAVAYIRRIEELLEIPIDIISTGPDRNQTITLRHPFD; this is encoded by the coding sequence ATGGGTAAAAATGTCGTAGTTCTTGGCACCCAATGGGGTGATGAGGGCAAAGGTAAGGTCGTTGACTTACTGACCGATCGTGCAGCAAGCGTTGTGCGATTCCAAGGAGGTCATAATGCAGGTCACACATTGGTGATCAATGGTGAAAAAACAATCTTACGGTTAATTCCTTCAGGGATTTTGCGCAAAGATGTTCAATGCTTTATTGGTAATGGCGTAGTTTTATCTTTGTCAGCCTTACAAGAGGAAATCAAAGAATTAGAGTTAAAAGGTATTCCGGTTACCAACCGACTTCGCATTAGTGAAGGCTGTACCTTATTGTTGCCCTATCATGTAGCGCTCGATAAAGCGAGGGAAAAGAATCTCGGCAAAGAAGCCATTGGCACTACAGGAAGAGGCATTGGCCCTGCCTATGAAGATAAGGTGGCGCGGCGAAGTCTTCGCATGTCTGACCTACTAGATCGAGAGCATTTTGCCACCAAGTTGCGTGAAATTGCGGAATACCATAACTTCCTGTTAACGAATTATTATGGGCAAGACCCTATCGATTATAAAATCGTCCTAGAGGAAATGTTTGAAGCGTCAAAAGGGTTAATACCACTTATGGTTGATGTGACCCATGAATTAATGAAGCTCCGCTCTAATGATGCCAATATTATGTTTGAAGGTGCTCAGGGCAGTCTGCTTGATATTGATCAAGGTACTTATCCCTTTGTGACTTCATCGAATACTACTGCGGGAGCGGTCGCTACGGGAAGCGGCTTTGGGCCTTTATTCTTGGATTATGTATTGGGAATTACGAAGGCTTATACCACACGAGTGGGGTCGGGTCCTTTCCCCACTGAATTGTTCGATGAAGTGGGCTCACAGATTGCAGAGCGCGGCAAAGAATTTGGTAGTGTCACTGGACGTCCTAGGCGGTGTGGCTGGCTCGATATAGTTGCATTACGTAGATCAGTCCAAATTAATAGTATTTCCGGCTTTTGTCTTACCAAGTTGGATGTATTGGATAGTTTAGCAACCATTAAACTCTGTACCCATTACCAGTCCAATGGAGCCCGGGTGGATATTCTACCGATGGATGCTAGAATTTTAGATAAGTGTTCTCCCATTTATGAGGAGTTACCAGGTTGGCAGAGCTCAACGTTTGGTGTAACCGACATGGACTCATTGCCAGCTAACGCAGTGGCGTATATTAGAAGAATTGAGGAGTTGCTAGAAATACCAATTGACATTATTTCTACCGGTCCAGATCGTAATCAAACCATTACATTACGCCACCCCTTTGATTAG
- the miaA gene encoding tRNA (adenosine(37)-N6)-dimethylallyltransferase MiaA yields MRFRVICLMGPTASGKTDFSLRLAEEIPCEIISVDSAMVYKTMDIGTAKPTPEQRLQVKHHLIDIADPWHPYSAAKFAQDAVEAIRSIHLQGKTPILVGGTMLYFKALQQGLSPLPPADEGIRARLMEEAMAVGWAEMHQRLAKVDPLAATRINPNDPQRIQRALEVHEITNKSLSSLWETAGHSDLPCDYINIAIAPHDRTMLHENIEQRFHKMMQEGFLEEVQQLYHCDNIHIDLPSIRSVGYRQAWQYLAGKITHAQLYEMGIAATRQLAKRQLTWLRHWGTMHWIDSMDNNAYQNLLQHLFRHL; encoded by the coding sequence ATGCGTTTTAGAGTGATCTGTTTAATGGGGCCTACCGCTTCTGGCAAAACCGATTTTTCCTTACGCTTGGCAGAAGAAATACCTTGTGAAATCATCAGCGTGGATTCAGCGATGGTGTATAAAACGATGGATATCGGGACAGCAAAGCCGACTCCGGAGCAACGTTTACAAGTTAAACATCATCTAATAGATATTGCTGATCCTTGGCATCCCTATTCAGCAGCTAAATTTGCACAAGATGCAGTCGAAGCAATTCGCTCGATTCATCTTCAAGGGAAAACCCCTATTCTTGTGGGTGGCACCATGCTTTACTTTAAGGCCTTGCAGCAAGGCTTGTCACCCCTTCCCCCCGCCGATGAGGGGATAAGAGCACGCTTGATGGAAGAAGCTATGGCAGTCGGTTGGGCTGAAATGCATCAGCGTTTAGCAAAGGTTGATCCATTAGCGGCAACGCGTATCAATCCAAATGATCCACAACGTATTCAAAGAGCCCTTGAAGTACATGAAATAACCAATAAATCCCTTTCTTCCTTATGGGAGACAGCCGGTCATTCAGATCTGCCTTGTGACTATATTAATATTGCAATCGCCCCTCATGATCGCACAATGTTACATGAGAATATTGAGCAGCGTTTTCATAAAATGATGCAAGAAGGCTTTTTGGAGGAAGTGCAGCAACTTTACCATTGCGATAATATCCATATAGACTTACCCTCAATACGCTCAGTAGGGTATAGACAAGCTTGGCAATATTTAGCTGGCAAGATTACTCATGCGCAACTGTATGAAATGGGTATCGCAGCAACGCGTCAACTAGCGAAAAGACAACTTACGTGGTTGCGACACTGGGGAACAATGCATTGGATAGATAGCATGGATAATAATGCATATCAGAATCTTCTCCAGCATTTATTTCGGCATCTATGA